The Gammaproteobacteria bacterium DNA window ATGGTCGGGGCCTAACGCCTTCTCCCTGATCGCCAGCGAACGCTTATGCACCGGCTCGGAATTGCGGTGACAGCTTACTTTTGATATAGCGCCCTTCTATTCGAAATCACTGGCGCGCGGATCGGAATCCGACTTCTTCTTCCGATAGCGGAACGCGCCCGGCACCTGCAAACTTCTCCAATGTCATCCCAACTCAAGCTGCTTCTCGAGCCCGAAGAGACGTTCAGGCCGGCTGCGGTCGCGGCCGCAATCAGCGCCTTGGCGCTTCGCCAAACCCCTCCGACCCTGAAACGCCCGAATCAATCTTCCTTGCAACACAAGCAAGTCATTTCGGCTCTCCGGAAAATCCGATTGGTCCGGAAAACAACAGCCGCCGTTGCAACAGCGCCTGCATATCTCTACGACCATCAGCGACCAGCAACACCGCGACCGAGTCTTGGCTCACTTGGTAAATGACCCGATAGGGTTTGTGATGGACCTGCCGGAATTGTTTGATCCCCAACACCGTCAGTTCCGGCGGATACTCGCCCCGCTCCGGGAAGTCACCGAGCTTCTCCAACACGCCCTGAATGGCGTCCAGCAGTTGGTCGGCGCGAGGCCAGCCATCCTGGCGGCCGACAAATTCGTGAATGTCGCTCAGATCCAGTTCGGCACCCGCGGTTAGTACGACGTTGAACTTCACCCGCCAGCCGGCCGCCTCCGGGCCTTGATGCGGGCGATCCCCTCCGCGAGCGGCACTGTCTTGCCTTCGGCAAGTTCCTGCTGACCCAAGGCCAGGACCTTGAGCAGCGCCAAGGTCTCCTGCGTTTGTTCGTAGCTGTGAACGTCCTGAAGAACCGCCTTGGCCTCGCCGTTCTGGGTAATCACCATCGCCGGACCGTGCTGAGCCAAGTTACGCACGATTTCCGAGGCATGCGCCTTCAGGTAGCTGATGGGGCGGATTTGGGTGGCAAGCTTCACGGCACGCTCCTGTGTGACCCGTATTCGAACTGATTATAGGTCAATCATGGAGGCCGAGAACTAGCGACTTCGCGGAAGCTGCGCACGTGTTCACTTCGGCTTCAAAAGGCTCGCAGCATCGAAATCCGCCGGCACCCTTTTGCGCGCGCTCTTGAGCATGCCGAAGCCGCTGGTCGGGACGTCCGTGGGCGCGTGGACCATGGTCAATTCCGCATGGTCAGCCACGACACGAAACTGCACCTTGCTGCCTGCACGCATGCCGAGCTTCTGGCGAACCGCCTTGGGAATGGTGACTTGGCCTTTGCTGGTGACCGTGGAATCGTCCATGAGAATGCTCAACGACAGACTTTGGTAAGAATACCAAGGACGTGGCCGCCGGCATCGCAAGCCTGCCGCAGCAGGGAATAGTGGAGCGACAACATCACAATCACTGGTAGTGCGTCCACCGCCGCAACACCTTGACCACGTTCTCTTTCTCAAGGACCTGATAGACAAGTCGGCGCTGGACATCGATGCGCCGCGAACAGGCTCCAGCAAGCTCGCCGACCCGCTTTTCAAACGGCAGCGCAATC harbors:
- a CDS encoding type II toxin-antitoxin system RelE/ParE family toxin produces the protein MKFNVVLTAGAELDLSDIHEFVGRQDGWPRADQLLDAIQGVLEKLGDFPERGEYPPELTVLGIKQFRQVHHKPYRVIYQVSQDSVAVLLVADGRRDMQALLQRRLLFSGPIGFSGEPK
- a CDS encoding type II toxin-antitoxin system Phd/YefM family antitoxin — its product is MKLATQIRPISYLKAHASEIVRNLAQHGPAMVITQNGEAKAVLQDVHSYEQTQETLALLKVLALGQQELAEGKTVPLAEGIARIKARRRPAGG
- a CDS encoding AbrB/MazE/SpoVT family DNA-binding domain-containing protein yields the protein MDDSTVTSKGQVTIPKAVRQKLGMRAGSKVQFRVVADHAELTMVHAPTDVPTSGFGMLKSARKRVPADFDAASLLKPK